One Gadus morhua chromosome 13, gadMor3.0, whole genome shotgun sequence genomic window carries:
- the LOC115557705 gene encoding uncharacterized protein LOC115557705, producing MTDPVKEASLGLPEENLNEAARLRSSRSGKLSHLTRRMNIVNTLMNDETSFNEVKSNMVMFNNMLEEYKSLHDSYQEMLEEEDRNEDTKSWYAPRLEPITTFLANVTRWIDSIENRLHEVTVSYTGLENSPDISVRPTEEDRLSLRSTSSVSSTTSVRICAEADREALLVKAAALQKKHALEDEQDELRKEEDELRKRKELSRKRMEAHDLQAELSATTAKINYLRNAEAQAVDTTFNAFNHTEFNAMNSYYEENIERISEPIAEQTVRNTRPKDGVHVQFPVLTTTARTPRIPRMPSLSPSFSTARPVHDQSHALQNMSLESFSVPQGGQVPDNLTKILEKQNQLTSLLVKQQLLHTLPKGDLAVFDGNILQYNSFIHSFEHIIESRTDNNQDRLQFLIQYTKGQAQQLVKSCQFMDANRGYIKARQLLKEHFGNAYRISCAYIEKALAWPVIKLEEPRALQDFALFLRSCCNAMEQLQYMEELDTISNMRKIIFILPYKLRERWRSKACEIQQRDIRVRMADLVSFIEKQASIVSDPVFGDIQEPSSSRVTSRPPVKPHLTGSFATQVDVKPIQRTSEETMTRDQPRANQNMVPDKACLFCNGKHELMTCVQFDSRPHEEKIEFVMQNGVCFGCLAKAGHISKDCGKRLQCTICNKQHPSALHIKETTLKSLQVSVKADEHTGADPGSSATFCTENLLNKLNIRGKRTNILLRTMNQEQSVITYMANGIEVSALNENNFIALPEVYTQKSMPVDTDSILKTEELARWPYLSEIQIPKIKAEVELLIGNNAPKAIEPWEIINSRENGPYAVKTLLGWVVNGPLDDSVVTDSSGHQKVTVNRTSVAKLEDLIVQQNNHEFNEKLDDKEMSIEDKRLIKIAEQCLIGLKRKLKRNETFRNEYTEFMEDVISNGHAEVVPQAELEREDGKSLETENEAVDLVTDLTCVCHKGGFHLTKWVSNSRTVLSHIPKEDRATEMKELHLDRDKLPTERAHPAFPPGLFQKSDTYIRWRWKQVQFLADLFWKRWTKEYLPLLQERQKWTTVRKGYQVDDIVMVVDSSAPRGSWNLGRIIEVKPDSRGLMRTVKIITKTGVFERPITKLCLLLEGAEKMTTKSSARDK from the exons ATGACGGATCCCGTGAAGGAGGCCAGTTTGGGCCTACCTGAAGAAAACCTCAATGAAGCAGCCAGATTGCGCTCATCGAGGTCGGGCAAATTGTCTCATTTGACGAGACGAATGAACATTGTAAATACTTTGATGAATGACGAAACAAGTTTTAATGAAGTGAAAAGTAATATGGTTATGTTTAATAACATGTTAGAGGAATACAAATCTCTTCATGATTCATACCAAGAAATGTTAGAAGAGGAAGATCGAAATGAGGATACTAAGTCCTGGTATGCACCGAGGCTTGAGCCGATAACCACCTTTTTAGCCAACGTCACGAGGTGGATAGATTCAATTGAAAATCGTTTGCATGAAGTTACCGTTTCCTATACTGGATTGGAAAATAGTCCTGATATCAGTGTCAGGCCTACGGAGGAAGATAGGCTGTCCTTGAGAAGCACTAGCTCTGTTTCATCCACGACATCTGTGCGCATCTGtgcagaggcagacagagaagcACTACTCGTTAAGGCTGCAGCTTTACAGAAAAAGCATGCGTTAGAGGATGAGCAAGATGAACTGAGAAAGGAGGAAGATGAgctgagaaagagaaaggagctCAGCAGAAAGAGAATGGAGGCTCATGACTTACAAGCTGAATTGTCTGCAACTACAGCCAAAATTAACTATCTCAGAAATGCTGAAGCACAAGCTGTTGATACAACATTCAATGCATTTAACCATACAGAATTTAATGCAATGAATTCGTATTATGAGGAGAATATTGAAAGGATTTCTGAGCCAATTGCTGAACAGACTGTAAGAAATACAAGGCCTAAAGATGGGGTTCATGTGCAATTCCCTGTTTTGACCACAACAGCTAGAACACCTAGAATACCTAGAATGCCATCTCTTTCACCGTCTTTCAGTACTGCTAGACCAGTGCATGACCAGAGCCACGCTCTCCAGAATATGTCTTTAGAGAGCTTTTCAGTTCCACAGGGAGGACAGGTACCTGACAATCTTACCAAAATTCTGGAAAAGCAAAATCAGTTGACAAGTCTCCTAGTGAAACAACAATTGTTACATACTTTGCCAAAAGGAGATCTTGCAGTTTTTGATGGTAATATTTTACAGTACAATTCCTTTATTCATTCCTTTGAACACATCATTGAAAGTAGAACAGACAACAACCAAGACAGACTACAATTTCTCATCCAGTATACAAAAGGACAAGCTCAGCAGCTTGTCAAAAGTTGTCAATTCATGGATGCAAATAGAGGCTATATAAAAGCGAGGCAATTGCTTAAAGAGCATTTTGGAAATGCCTACAGAATCTCGTGTGCCTACATTGAAAAGGCCCTTGCATGGCCAGTGATCAAATTGGAGGAACCAAGAGCTTTGCAGGACTTTGCATTGTTTTTGAGAAGTTGCTGCAATGCCATGGAACAACTTCAGTACATGGAGGAGTTAGACACAATTTCTAACATGAGAAAAATCATTTTCATATTACCATATAAGTTAAGAGAAAGATGGCGCTCAAAGGCTTGCGAAATACAACAACGCGATATCAGAGTGAGAATGGCTGACCTGGTATCCTTCATTGAAAAACAAGCTTCCATTGTCTCAGATCCAGTTTTTGGTGACATTCAGGAGCCTAGCTCCAGCAGGGTCACATCCAGACCCCCAGTGAAGCCACATCTTACAGGTAGTTTTGCTACACAAGTTGACGTGAAGCCGATTCAGCGGACGTCAGAGGAAACCATGACACGAGACCAACCAAGAGCAAACCAAAACATGGTGCCAGATAAAGCATGTCTCTTCTGCAATGGTAAGCATGAGCTCATGACATGTGTTCAGTTTGATTCAAGACCACATGAAGAGAAAATTGAATTTGTAATGCAGAATGGAGTCTGCTTTGGATGTCTGGCAAAGGCTGGACACATCAGCAAGGACTGTGGGAAACGTCTCCAGTGCACCATCTGCAACAAGCAGCATCCAAGTGCCTTGCATATCAAAGAGACCACACTGAAGAGCCTGCAGGTGTCTGTCAAAGCTGATGAACATACTGGGGCCG ATCCTGGCAGCTCTGCTACTTTTTGCACAGAAAATctcctgaacaagctgaacatcagAGGAAAAAGGACTAACATCCTCTTAAGGACAATGAACCAAGAACAATCTGTGATTACCTACATGGCAAATGGAATAGAGGTTAGTGCATTGAACGAAAACAATTTTATTGCACTCCCTGAGGTGTACACACAAAAGAGTATGCCTGTAGACACCGACAGCATTCTAAAGACAGAAGAGCTAGCTAGGTGGCCTTACTTGAGTGAGATCCAGATCCCGAAAATCAAGGCTGAAGTGGAGCTGTTGATTGGCAACAATGCTCCCAAAGCAATTGAACCATGGGAAATAATAAATAGTCGTGAAAATGGGCCATATGCTGTGAAGACCCTATTGGGATGGGTTGTTAATGGTCCTCTAGATGACAGTGTCGTGACAGACAGCAGTGGGCATCAGAAAGTTACTGTCAACAGAACATCAGTTGCAAAGCTGGAAGATTTGATTGTACAACAGAACAATCATGAGTTCAATGAGAAATTAGATGACAAAGAAATGTCAATAGAGGATAAAAGATTGATCAAAATTGCAGAGCAGTGCCTAATAGGCCTGAAAAggaagttaaaaagaaatgaaaCATTCAGAAATGAGTACACAGAGTTTATGGAGGATGTGATCAGCAATGGACATGCTGAAGTGGTGCCACAAGCTGAACTTGAAAGAGAAGACGGCAAGTCTCTTGAAACAGAAAATGAAGCCGTCGACCTGGTGACAGACCTTACCTGTGTTTGCCACAAGGGAGGATTCCATCTAACCAAATGGGTGAGTAACAGTCGCACTGTACTGTCTCATATCCCCAAAGAAGACCGAGCGACTGAGATGAAAGAACTTCATTTGGACAGGGACAAACTCCCTACAGAAAGAGCCCATCCTGCTTTTCCCCCTGGACTATTTCAGAAGTCAGACACGTACATCAGATGGCGCTGGAAACAAGTTCAGTTTCTTGCCGATCTCTTTTGGAAGAGATGGACCAAAGAATACCTACCCCTGTTACAGGAAAGACAAAAATGGACTACAGTCAGGAAAGGATACCAAGTAGATGACATTGTGATGGTAGTGGACAGTTCAGCCCCTCGTGGGTCTTGGAACCTTGGAAGAATAATAGAAGTCAAACCAGATTCCAGAGGTTTGATGAGGACAGTGAAAATTATTACGAAGACTGGCGTGTTTGAGAGGCCAATAACCAAGCTCTGTCTGCTTCTGGAAGGAGCAGAAAAGATGACCACAAAGTCATCGGCCAGAGATAAGTAG